The Anguilla rostrata isolate EN2019 chromosome 1, ASM1855537v3, whole genome shotgun sequence nucleotide sequence ggtggtgcagtgggtagcactgtcgccacacagcaagaaggcactgggttcgaatctcggttTGGGGCCTTTGTGTCTGGAGTTTGCATGtacctccgggtactccggttgcctcccacggtccaaaaacatgcaaataggccaattggagactataaattgcccataggtatgaatgtgtgagtgaatagtgtgtgttccctgcgatagattggcagcctgtccagagtgtattcctgcctctcacccaatgcatgcttggataggctccagcaccatcTACCATCTACATGCATATGGAGTGGGTATTCATATGGATTGATGGATGTATGGAAATAGGCAAAGCCTCAGATCTTAGCAACAGTTTGTGTTGTAATCCggaatcatttttataaaaacatagtagttatgtttattttataagcataatatgcaaaaatgaacataattattGACATCTGAATTTCAATAATACAGTGGGGGCAAAGAAATGAGAGTCTTTTTGAAAAGGCACTACTGGTCCAGTCGAGACACAAAGCAAACgtttctgtatattttattcaaactcTTGTAtccaataaaattttaaatgtgtatgatGTTCAGGAAGTGAATCAGAACTGTAATACATTCCacttttatatttagtgtgaaGCATTTCATTTTCGATCATATTCTGCcacactgctctgtctgcaAGGCTGTTTAATACTAATGGCTCATTAGCAAGCCACTGAGGCCAGATCAGAATTCTCTCCTGGTAAGTGCATCATCATAGTATTTCATTTAGTCAAAACTACGTCACAATATTTTGTGGTGCAAGAAGATGAAACTGtaatcaaatattaaataaaatgcattttcggACTATAAATGATTGCAGCCCCTTCGATACAAATATCATTCATCAAGTAAAAGGCTGTTTGAGTCTCTGCTTTCTGGAATCTTTGTGAGCTCTTCATAAAACCTAAAGCATTTTTAGGCATTAGCAGCACATTAACTCACTGTGTGTACTTATGTAGTAATTGTTATTATGCTATTTCTGCAAATTAATAGAATACTCTGACAGTCTTTCtttgtgctgttcattttcacagagtaaataataatgaagacctgtatgtgtgtatttggataaatattttcaatctgaTGCAGCCATGCTCTTCAATACCTTGTTGGTAATCATTCTCTCCGTGTCaggtaaattgtttttttctttttttttttccaaatgtagttCTGATATTTCAGTCTACATATAAAGTATTTATCAGcatgtgttcatatttattagTCTCTCTTCATTATCTCAATAAGAAGccaaagtaaatacatttaaattgctttaaggaatgtatataatttatataaaataatgttctacagtacattagttTAGAGTAGTGCAACATCGCTCACctgaaaagagaggggaaaaagataGAACTGATAAGATGAAGTTCCTCTTCACACTCAGCTTTAAAACTGAGACAGAGGCAtgatataaatatctgtgaCTGTACTAGATGATCGGAGCTGTTGATTGTGCATGTTGCATTCTTAGAATGACGACACAAGTATTCCGGTGCCACGttttaatgaaagcagtttgttttcactgcaaGCAGAACATAACAGTTTTCAGCCGAAGGTATATGCAGACACTCACTCATTACTTGCTTGGTTTGCTACTAAGTTAGTTACTAAGCAAGACTTCCTGTACCTGCGAATCTCACATTGATCggcggctactgccatctactgacaTCAGTTAGtattgaaatacaagtacaaTTATTGATGTTCCATTGTTTTGGAGAGGTTAGGTGCACTTGctttaaagttttgttaattGAATCTCTTAGCAGTCATGTTGCGAAcaaatctgtgttttaaaggatttctgagcagtgtgtttgtgtgtgcgtgcgtgaatttgtgtgtgtgtgtgcatgtgtgtgtgtgtgtgcatttgcatatgtgtgcgcatgtgtgtgggtatgtatgtgtatgtatacatgtgttcgtgtgtatgtgtgcgcgtgtgtgtgtgtgtgtgtgtgtgtgtgtgtgtgtatgtgcatgtatatgtgtctgcatgtgtgtgtgtgtgtgtgtgtgtgtgtgtgtgtgtgtgcgggtgtgtttgtatttttcaggtgtTCTGAGCCGGACGGGATGGGGAGTGACTTACACCCCTGAGGGAATCTGTGCCTTAAAGGGGTCTTCAGTAGACATGAGCTGCACTTACTCATATCCCACAtctcacacagtgcagaaaacattctGGGTTAGTCCCCAGAACAGTCTACAGGACCTGTCCCAGGCCCCAGAGTACTCTCAGCGTGTGGAGTACCTGGGGAAACAGAACAGTGACTGCGCTTTCAGAATAAACCAACTGAGAATAACTGATTCAGGAACATACGGATTCAGGTTCCTGACCGCCAGTAATAATTTTACTGGAAAACCTGGTGTCACATTGGAAGTCACTGgtaattattttatgctatAAACTCAGAGGATTCTCCTCCCATAAGTACGACTGGAAGCTTTTTTACAGGTTAATTTGCTGTTTGCAGATCTACAGGTGATGGTGAATCCTGACACAGTGACAGAGGGACAGATTGTGACACTGACCTGTAGCACCACCTGCACTCTGACTGGCAGCCCAGCCTTCATCTGGTACAGGGACGGATCTCCTCTGCCCTTCACTAATCAGAGTCACCAGTTCACAGCCAGCAGTGAAGACCGAGGCAACTACACCTGTGCTGTGAAAGGCTATGAGCTTCAGTTCCCTGCAGTGGCTCTTATTGTGAGATGTGAGTGCTAGGCAAACTTGTGTGGTTGTCAATATTTGTGATTTTCAAAGTTCTTCAAATCTCACAAATTTCAGCCATAATTTTCTACTAAATTGTACAGATTATTTTATGCTGCATGTAAATGTACTGACACTAAAGCACTGGATGAAATTT carries:
- the LOC135239204 gene encoding sialoadhesin-like, which translates into the protein MLRTNLCFKGFLSSVFVCACVNLCVCVHVCVCVHLHMCAHVCGYVCVCIHVFVCMCARVCVCVCVCVCVCACICVCMCVCVCVCVCVCVRVCLYFSGVLSRTGWGVTYTPEGICALKGSSVDMSCTYSYPTSHTVQKTFWVSPQNSLQDLSQAPEYSQRVEYLGKQNSDCAFRINQLRITDSGTYGFRFLTASNNFTGKPGVTLEVTDLQVMVNPDTVTEGQIVTLTCSTTCTLTGSPAFIWYRDGSPLPFTNQSHQFTASSEDRGNYTCAVKGYELQFPAVALIVRYPPKSTSVSVSPTGEIVEGSSVTLTCSSDANPPVQKYTWYKNNIAVSSLRASERRYTINKINSWDEYYL